GCATCTTTTTGACACTTGGTAATAGAATTGGCTATATTCTaacttcatattttattatgaaaagtaCTAGAATTTGATAACAAGTTGACTTTTGTAGTTATTTTAGTAATATTTACACAAGatcaaataattatcaaaaataaataacgaCATAAATAAAGACCTAAGCTTTGAGTAAACAATTTTcacataatataatatttagaatatcaGAAAGGagtttgaatgaaattttctttggaatagATGCTTTTATGTGGCCTAGAAAGCAGAATAACATCCTAATCCTGTTTATGatcgattttttgacaaaaagctcatttataaaaaaaataatttgaaaatttcaatttggagGAAACGAATGATTTTATTTGAGCTATTACTTACGCACATCCACTTTTTGTTCACTTTAATTGTGTTAAAAAATGTCAGGTGAGCCCAAGGAAACACTAAGAACTAAGTGAAATGAAAATCTAAATGtggcataattttttattgtttattaaaactGTGATACACTTACCTActtatttattatgtaaatatcatatttgtttataaaatcgTTTACGTAATTAAACATTTCGCATTAGTTGAGTAATTACTCAATACAAAATTCAAGTACAGCAGAACCTCGATTATCCGGCCCTCATTTAtacggattcgcgattatccggACTATCAACTGCgaccaattaaataattaagtaatattGAGCCATATTACAAAATCTTCAACATATGTACTAACTAACTAACGGAATTGGCGTTACCCCGCCCGCGCCCCTCGGGATCGCTGCCCCACGCTGATCTGCGTGTCGTTATCGCTTaaagacattaaaaaaaaaaggagaaaccAGTCGTAAGTTAGCTAGTGAAGATCGGAGTAAAAATCGGAAAAACGAACTTTTATTGTtggtttttacaaaaactatCAACTGGGCAACCGATTTCTGGCCCTTTActctgtgaaaaaaaaaacatattgtaGATAATTGAACAGCAGGAAATGCAAGAagatgaaacagaagaaaatataGACGCGTGGAAAATGATGTGGGACCATCTCATGATGAATGAATTCAGGCTCTGGAAACGGCTCgcaaatgttttgaaaaacaaacagagTTTACCTCAGCTGAAAcgaattttgaaacaaattatactattattaaattattcttatcttttattaataatattattatttattagtattttaatTCGCAAAACCCGTTTTTCGTCATATATTCGATTATCCGAATCGCAAACGACAACAATTTGTCCGGTTAATCGAGTTTCCACtctgtattattattaaacaaagTGTTGTGCATTTATTCTTGTTACAGATCGGTTTTAAAGGTTTCGGGATCCCCCAAAACAAATTAAACACCTCCGCCAAATTTATGTACGATGGCACCCAATATACAATACGTCATGGTAGTGTCATAATAGCTGCCATTACTTCTTGTACAAATACTAGCAATCCAAGTGTAATGCTTGGTGCTGGTTTGCTCGCCAAAAATGCCGTAGATGCCGGTTTAACAGTTGCGCCTTACATTAAAACGAGTCTCTCACCCGGATCTGGTGTAGTAACATACTATTTGACAGAATCAGGAGTCATTCCTGCATTGGAGAAGCTAGGATTTGCTATTGTAGGTAAGATATTCTCATAAACACTCTATAATCCCGATGTCCTCACTTTAATTTGGGAATACTATAATAACAGCAACGTCTTCGGagaatttttaatatgtaaGATGATTTTACTATGTACTTTCACCATTGAAGTTATCTCATTCTAAAGACTATGAAGATTTCGATAAGTTTCACCATTTTCTTAGTATTTACAACATTCTGAGTTATCTATTCCTCTGTACAACTCTAGGTCTCTTCAATGGATGACTGGTGGTAATAGAATGCCGTAAACTGTTCAGATATTCATGTTAAAAACACCTCAACTAACTGAGGTGGATAACAGGATAACTTCTTAATATCCTGCtatctaataaaaaacaatatatttatttatgggCAGCGAATAAtgacataaaaattattcatttttgagaaattgcAAGAACTGCTAGACCGGTAACAGGAGTGGAAAAACTTGAGACCCACACTGTATTCTATTATCCAGATCACTTTTTAAGCACTCACGACATTTTTATTGTGTATATTAAGGCTAACAAATGGAGCTTTTTAAGCAACGATACCATCAATAAACGTAATGTTGTTTCAAATCATTGACTTAACATTGTTTTTTAGGTTTTGGTTGTATGACCTGTATTGGTAACAGTGGTGGTATAGACGAAAATATTGTGAATGCAATTGAAGAAAACGATTTGGTTTGTTGTGGCGTCCTATCTGGGAATAGAAACTTTGAAGGTCGTATTCATCCGAATACTAGAGCTAATTATTTGTGTAGTCCCCTGTTGGTAATAGCTTATGCGATTGCCGGTAGAGTCGATATTGATTTCGAAAAAGAACCTCTAGGTAAACGATCCGACGGTAGTGACGTCTACTTAAGGGACATTTGGCCTACCAGGAAAGAAATTCAAGCCGTTGAACAGAAATATGTTATTCCCGCTATGTTTAAAGAGGTTTATGGGAAAATTGAGCAAGGTATTGTTTTATTCTAAGTATTTATACTAGTCAATCAAATATTCATCTTTTAGGATCAAACAATTGGCAAAAATTGCAGGCACCTACTGGTGTCTTATATCCATGGTCAAGTGCTTCTACTTACATTAAAAAACCACCATTCTTTGACGGAATGACTTTGACACTTCCTGTAAGAAAACCTATACAGAATGCCAGAGTTCTTTTATTGTTAGGAGATTCTGTTACTACAGATCACATCAGTCCTGCTGGGTCTATAGGAAGGACCAGTCCTGCTGCAAGGTAAAGTCCTACACTGGATacttacactaccactacactcacaattacaccaTGTAACGCGTGTTTCAATAACGTTGTCTGAGTTTACCTTTGGTCTCAGAAGATGATAGCAtagttatcgaaacgtgtgttagacagtgtaattgtgattcttggtgtagtggtagtacaTAGTGTTTCAGTACGAATAATCGCCAATGGTTCCAGATAATTTATTGTCATGtcatttgttgtttttattttaagatatttGGCCCAACGAGGCTTGACACCGAAAGATTTCAATTCTTATGGTTCTCGACGTGGAAACGATGACGTTATGTCGAGAGGTACTTTTGCTAACATCAGATTAGTTAATAAATTCATTGCCAAAGCTGGACCTAGAACTCTCTATTTACCAACTAACGAAGAAGTGAGttctcaaaattaaattttcttttctatatcgggtattaatatgtttttttttagatgGACATTTTTGATGCTGCTCAAAGatacatgaaaaatgaaatacctcTTATAATTATTACTGGCAAAGACTACGGGTCTGGTTCAAGCAGAGACTGGGCCGCAAAGGGTCCATACTTATTGgtaaaatactttcatttggTTTTACAATGTACACGTTtatgtatattttgatttgattttacaaTTCCATAACGATTTTtggtacaaaaaataattttttttaatgaaaccttcaatttattattattttttatgttattaaatattttgtactaGTGGATTTATGAGTATATTCTACCATTTCATTAATTAGTTTGTTGAATACTCAATTGATTTTGTCATAAATTCtgctttttattaatttattcgcCAATCTCtctattttattgataaatgtgATGATCAAAAGTTCATTGGTTCtcttattttattcaaattttttatatctctgCTTTATATGGAAACCATCCCATATAACATATTAAATTTGCTCAAAAGTTGCCGTTTACAGATTCACTTTTTAATTTGCGAAAatcagaaaatttcaaaatttatttactaaCAATTTACTCACAGGGATATacgttacattttttttgagtctttgatatttttctttattccgATATCACCTAATTTGTAATTTCTGAccattaaacaaataattattattttataattacttcAAAATACCGAAACTTTGTTAAATAAGCAAATTATGTTATAACTCATTTCTCATAGTAGTTTCTAAACCTATATACGAGGTGtcttaataaagaaaaattgttctATTAAAAAcgtaacataaaatttgaattgactTTCTCCAAATTATTGTTCTTGGTTAGCAATACGCTCATCCCAATGTTGAATCTATTACTGGAAGGCTTCTTTCATTTGTTGTGTTGTTTATTCCTCAATACCAGGAATGGTATCTAAACGTTGcgcattttttcttttcatcaaGAGCTAGGAGTCTCTTTGTGCTAAATCTGATGAGTAAGATGGATATGGGCAAATAGCGATCTAGTGAAAACACATCGACTTTTAGAACATTGATTTGTCATTGTGAAGAAAAGTCATTGTCCCAATTTTCAGGTATATCTTCACACATCATTTACTGTTATTTCCCTTTGAATAACCCATAATCTTTGCCTCGAAGTCATAGCCGTTGACAGAGAATATCATTTTGTGATCTTCCTTGACACTTTTTCTCAATCTGAAACAATACTTAAGGTAATTTTCAAGATCTATGTAGAAGTGGACTTAGAAGCTGATACAGCTTCAAACTTGTCACACATGAAAGCTTAAACAAATCCATTATAAGTAATTGTTGCTATAGAAATTAATTAACATCATACCTCGTAAGCATAGAATATGATGGTCTGAAGAATGGATAGAAGAAGATTCAAGcacaagaaaaatggaaaatttagaTGAGGAAATAGTTTggcaaatataataaataaatagaaaatgtcGAGTTTGGTGAAGATAAGAAATAGATAGATCATTCGATGATACATGCCGATAAGTTGTGGTTGAACCCATATTCTTTTGTGTTGCCTTTTTCcatgtatttctatttttgttacagGGAGTACGAGCAGTGATCGCAGAATCCTTTGAACGTATCCATCGTTCGAATTTAGTAGGGATGGGTGTGATACCTTTCCAGTTTCTTCCCGGACAAACTGCCCAACAGCTTGGTTTAACAGGCAAAGAAAGTTATACGTTCGATCTTCCTCCAGATTTAAAACCAGGCCAAAATATTAAAGTATCTACAGACACTGGAAAAATGTTTGAAGTTATCTTGAGATTCGACACCGAAGTAGATTTATTATTCTACAAACATGGAGGCATATTGAATTATATGGTTAGAAAGATGGCTAGCAAATAACTTGTAGATAGGAGAAGGAAATGGTGATGGTGTGAGCAATATTAATATGAAGCAACATACGTTGATGGATATTGTCAACTTTAATTTTATACatgtttgattttatattatctatatgttttaaaaagaaatgtttgttGATGATTTGGTTAATAAAGATATGTGCTTtcaatatatgtatttttaattaaaaaatttatcaaattcaatgGAAACATTCTAAGATGAAATGTTTCAATACTGGTGTGTGAAAATTTATGATCTTAAtctaattttattgattaattgataCCATGTTGTTGGTAGACTTGGATAGGGCtgggcaattatcaaaaaatataatctatcgaaaataatcaatttttgattattcgaAAATCGGAAGTAAAGCTTCAAAAAAAC
This portion of the Diorhabda sublineata isolate icDioSubl1.1 chromosome X, icDioSubl1.1, whole genome shotgun sequence genome encodes:
- the LOC130451800 gene encoding cytoplasmic aconitate hydratase-like, which gives rise to MAEGPNPFDKYLKTLEVNGKQYKYYDIAQLHPNYDRLPYSIRILLESAVRNCDNFAIKEADVENILNWEKNQNVKGGIEIPFRPARVILQDLTGVPAVVDFAAMRNAIMDLGSDPQKIDPICPVDLVIDHSVQVDFTRSGDALQKNQDLEFERNQERFEFLKWGAKAFNNMLIVPPGSGIVHQINLEFLARVVFTDANGILYPDTVVGTDSHTTMINGLGVVGWGVGGIEAEAVMLGQSISMLLPEVVGYKLYGELNEYVTSTDLVLTITKNLRQLGVVGKFVEFYGPGVAALSIADRATIANMCPEYGATVGHFPVDENSLAYLRQTNRSEEQIKVIEAYLRATKQLRNYTSELSEPIFSYNEGLDLSTVESSVSGPKRPNDRVSVVNMKQDFLNCLSNKIGFKGFGIPQNKLNTSAKFMYDGTQYTIRHGSVIIAAITSCTNTSNPSVMLGAGLLAKNAVDAGLTVAPYIKTSLSPGSGVVTYYLTESGVIPALEKLGFAIVGFGCMTCIGNSGGIDENIVNAIEENDLVCCGVLSGNRNFEGRIHPNTRANYLCSPLLVIAYAIAGRVDIDFEKEPLGKRSDGSDVYLRDIWPTRKEIQAVEQKYVIPAMFKEVYGKIEQGSNNWQKLQAPTGVLYPWSSASTYIKKPPFFDGMTLTLPVRKPIQNARVLLLLGDSVTTDHISPAGSIGRTSPAARYLAQRGLTPKDFNSYGSRRGNDDVMSRGTFANIRLVNKFIAKAGPRTLYLPTNEEMDIFDAAQRYMKNEIPLIIITGKDYGSGSSRDWAAKGPYLLGVRAVIAESFERIHRSNLVGMGVIPFQFLPGQTAQQLGLTGKESYTFDLPPDLKPGQNIKVSTDTGKMFEVILRFDTEVDLLFYKHGGILNYMVRKMASK